In a genomic window of Halalkalicoccus sp. CG83:
- a CDS encoding 30S ribosomal protein S3ae → MSERSVSRKQREKRWYTVLAPEQFDRAELGRSPANEPEQLLERNLETTLGEITNNASENNIKLTFKINDVGSDTAYTEFTKHELTRDYLRSLVRRGASKIDAYVTVLTTDDYRVQIQPVAFTTKKADHSQEHAIRKRMIEMVREAASERTFEGLVDSVVEGRLSSAIYGEAKTIYPLRRVEIKKLTLEARPEEVAEEEETAVDVDETDVAVDEEA, encoded by the coding sequence ATGAGTGAACGATCAGTTTCCAGAAAGCAGAGAGAGAAGCGGTGGTACACCGTACTCGCGCCCGAGCAGTTCGACCGGGCCGAGCTCGGACGGAGCCCCGCGAACGAACCAGAGCAGCTCCTCGAGCGTAACCTCGAGACGACGCTCGGCGAGATCACGAACAACGCGAGCGAGAACAACATCAAGCTCACGTTCAAGATCAACGACGTCGGCAGCGATACGGCGTACACCGAGTTCACGAAGCACGAACTCACGCGCGACTACCTGCGCAGCCTCGTCCGCCGGGGCGCCTCGAAGATCGACGCCTACGTCACCGTCCTGACGACCGACGACTACCGCGTGCAGATCCAGCCGGTCGCCTTCACCACTAAGAAGGCCGATCACAGCCAGGAGCACGCCATCCGCAAGAGGATGATCGAGATGGTCCGCGAGGCCGCCTCGGAGCGCACCTTCGAGGGACTCGTCGACAGCGTCGTCGAAGGTCGCCTCTCGAGTGCGATCTACGGCGAGGCGAAGACGATCTACCCGCTTCGACGCGTCGAGATCAAGAAGCTCACCCTCGAGGCCCGACCCGAGGAGGTCGCCGAGGAGGAGGAGACCGCGGTCGACGTCGACGAGACCGACGTCGCGGTCGACGAGGAAGCGTAG
- a CDS encoding KEOPS complex subunit Pcc1, with product MSRRRAEIRTSHDDPEVVARALRPDNTPEMDTRVRDEQVVTTIERETTGGLRTTVDDYVVNLTVASEVQRANQPHETQS from the coding sequence GTGAGCCGGCGCCGTGCGGAGATCCGGACGAGCCACGACGATCCCGAGGTCGTCGCGCGGGCGCTGCGCCCGGACAACACCCCCGAGATGGACACCCGCGTTCGAGACGAGCAGGTCGTGACGACGATCGAGCGCGAGACGACCGGCGGGCTCCGAACGACGGTCGACGACTACGTCGTGAACCTCACGGTGGCGAGCGAAGTACAGCGAGCGAACCAACCCCACGAAACCCAATCATGA
- a CDS encoding 30S ribosomal protein S15: MARMHTRRRGSSGSDRPATDEPPEWSDVDAEEVESRVVELAEQGHSASEIGMKLRDEGVKGTPVPNVKLATGKKVGEILEENDASPEFPEDLRNLLERAVRLHEHVDENPQDAQNKRALQNTEAKVRRLANYYRGDEIDREFRYTYRNAKELLE, from the coding sequence ATGGCACGAATGCATACTCGCCGCCGCGGTTCGTCCGGTTCGGACCGCCCGGCGACGGACGAACCACCGGAGTGGAGCGACGTCGACGCGGAGGAGGTCGAATCCCGCGTCGTCGAACTCGCAGAACAGGGCCACAGCGCCAGCGAGATCGGCATGAAACTGCGCGACGAGGGCGTGAAGGGCACGCCGGTCCCGAACGTCAAACTCGCGACCGGAAAGAAGGTCGGCGAGATCCTCGAGGAGAACGACGCGTCCCCGGAGTTCCCGGAGGACCTTCGCAACCTCCTCGAACGCGCGGTCCGCCTGCACGAGCACGTCGACGAGAACCCGCAGGACGCCCAGAACAAGCGCGCGCTGCAGAACACCGAGGCGAAGGTGCGCCGGCTCGCGAACTACTACCGCGGCGACGAGATCGACCGGGAGTTCCGCTACACCTACCGGAACGCCAAGGAGCTCCTCGAGTAA
- a CDS encoding plastocyanin/azurin family copper-binding protein: MHRRAVLAAGSAVAAGLAGCTALADRTADHDVGMSAHAFRPDSLVVEVGDTVIWENTGSRAHTVTAYDGGQPEGATYFGTGDFESEAEAREAWYADRAGSIYTGDRFEHTFKVAGTHRYYCIPHERGGMIGEIVIEE; encoded by the coding sequence ATGCATCGGCGTGCCGTTCTCGCCGCCGGGAGCGCGGTCGCGGCCGGCCTCGCCGGCTGTACTGCCCTCGCGGACCGCACGGCGGACCACGACGTCGGGATGAGCGCCCACGCCTTCCGCCCCGACTCGCTGGTCGTCGAGGTCGGCGACACCGTGATCTGGGAGAACACCGGCTCGCGCGCCCACACCGTCACCGCCTACGACGGCGGCCAGCCCGAAGGAGCGACGTACTTCGGAACCGGCGACTTCGAGAGCGAGGCCGAGGCGCGCGAGGCGTGGTACGCGGACCGCGCGGGGTCGATCTACACCGGCGACCGGTTCGAACACACCTTCAAGGTGGCGGGCACCCACCGGTACTACTGCATCCCACACGAGCGCGGCGGGATGATCGGGGAGATAGTCATCGAAGAATAG
- a CDS encoding DUF7845 domain-containing protein, which produces MTGYVEPVPHEFAANYLFDANGLAPFFAADSQVKAGGGSQCSEFYDRGERWTVTLYYQDSNIVHPGSQLLTGTEWRLEEMREFRLKVKRHEEEDPVGQQSFNAHITPRWQGMKVEKRDGTVSSYSVPDGIREAVNVKVQGSNIDFSRYLQLLQSAALAVGIRADYFEEPHEYSNVQDAERYVRVHEDASGPVHARDGPIASMGHLLESDRQGYRKVVQNDDDDHGRNLPGYYHTVTLGPRRIREAFPDHSLPKEIKHYYAREALSQGDDSPLAHPKIGASYQVNRWDEKLGVTSEELNQLEHELDQTVLSVLADAGLDVAPLRGTGPFVRDTYFEVETTEDGPDPIGLDLTHIRSTQESVVIRYLVDGLGPVQWESLQTLVTDGGEVSPANIADEHDRHVESVRRALRGIEDLVVREYAKVSLRSTYVAELVHDAVQEAEEAVKRAAETGAKAIRVAEQGMEETMSVFIAWAARHGIDVDDALSRREARMKLRVGEPGRETRRAIKEGFRIWKEAGLPEERFRMAKIRFRDGGLSDAWRYLNPG; this is translated from the coding sequence GTGACCGGCTACGTCGAGCCAGTACCCCACGAGTTCGCAGCAAACTACCTCTTCGACGCGAACGGGCTGGCGCCCTTCTTCGCTGCCGACTCACAAGTGAAAGCCGGCGGTGGAAGTCAGTGCTCCGAGTTCTACGACCGGGGAGAGCGATGGACAGTCACGCTGTACTATCAGGATAGCAATATCGTCCATCCCGGTTCTCAGCTGCTAACCGGCACCGAGTGGCGACTCGAGGAGATGCGCGAGTTTCGGCTGAAAGTCAAGCGTCACGAAGAGGAGGACCCGGTCGGACAACAGAGCTTCAATGCCCACATCACGCCCCGGTGGCAGGGCATGAAAGTCGAGAAGCGCGACGGGACAGTCTCCAGCTACTCGGTTCCGGACGGGATTCGCGAAGCTGTCAACGTGAAGGTTCAGGGGTCGAATATCGACTTCAGTCGCTATCTGCAGCTACTCCAGTCGGCTGCGTTAGCCGTCGGAATCCGGGCCGATTACTTCGAAGAACCGCATGAGTACAGCAATGTTCAGGACGCTGAACGGTACGTACGCGTCCATGAGGACGCCAGTGGTCCGGTACACGCTCGTGATGGTCCAATAGCGTCGATGGGACACCTGCTCGAATCAGATCGGCAAGGCTACCGTAAAGTAGTGCAGAACGACGACGACGATCACGGCCGGAATCTCCCGGGGTACTATCACACTGTGACGCTCGGCCCCCGTCGCATCCGCGAAGCATTCCCAGACCACTCGCTACCCAAGGAGATTAAGCACTACTACGCGAGAGAAGCCCTGAGCCAGGGCGACGATTCGCCTCTCGCCCATCCAAAGATCGGCGCATCCTATCAGGTGAATCGATGGGACGAGAAGTTGGGAGTGACCTCAGAAGAATTGAACCAACTGGAGCACGAGCTCGACCAGACGGTCCTGTCTGTCCTCGCTGACGCTGGCCTTGACGTGGCACCGTTACGAGGGACCGGTCCGTTCGTTCGAGATACGTACTTCGAGGTGGAGACGACCGAGGACGGACCTGACCCGATTGGGCTCGATCTGACACACATCCGGAGCACCCAGGAGAGCGTCGTCATTCGCTACCTTGTCGACGGTCTCGGCCCCGTCCAGTGGGAGAGTCTGCAGACGCTCGTTACTGACGGCGGTGAGGTTTCGCCGGCCAACATCGCAGACGAGCACGACCGTCACGTTGAGAGTGTCAGGCGGGCATTGCGCGGTATCGAGGACCTCGTGGTTCGCGAGTACGCGAAGGTGAGCCTTCGGTCGACCTACGTTGCTGAGCTCGTCCACGACGCCGTGCAGGAAGCGGAGGAAGCTGTCAAACGAGCTGCTGAGACCGGAGCGAAGGCCATTCGGGTCGCCGAGCAGGGGATGGAGGAGACGATGAGCGTCTTCATCGCTTGGGCCGCTCGCCACGGCATCGACGTGGACGACGCGCTGAGTCGGCGCGAGGCGCGGATGAAGCTTCGCGTTGGGGAGCCCGGGAGAGAGACACGCCGGGCGATCAAAGAAGGGTTCCGCATCTGGAAAGAGGCTGGTCTCCCAGAAGAGCGCTTCCGGATGGCAAAAATTCGGTTTAGAGACGGTGGGCTGTCGGATGCGTGGCGGTATCTGAACCCGGGATAG
- a CDS encoding exonuclease RecJ, translating into MAATGRSAGDLAARLADAPFVRVAPRADGDAIAAAGLLLRALADRSIPFQARVVAPTADPPVDDATIPIGFDDGPAPGDRPASAVVAEAVRDLDCEPDPALALAGCYLAGASPSTLDLDVPFERRDGVGIPTADLADGLAHSTLVHAGFSGDEERVAAALAELSNDDGRSVASLLALETVGTEGATSRAAERVERALRPHATPDGPFESLEGYADVLDCLAHETPGLALALAMGHDVRVEALETWRAHAKAAHRGLREATTDRYDGLFVARVDGPVRDSASDADGPRPSVPLETIARLSLEFRSPEPIALAVAGGEAAAASVEDASIGETMEEATNAVGGIGGGTASRGTAEFDAEPSAFVDAVRGAMA; encoded by the coding sequence ATGGCCGCCACGGGTCGATCGGCCGGCGATCTCGCCGCCAGGCTCGCGGATGCGCCCTTCGTCCGGGTAGCGCCGCGAGCCGACGGCGACGCGATCGCCGCAGCGGGGCTGCTGCTTCGAGCCCTCGCCGACCGATCGATCCCGTTTCAGGCCCGCGTCGTCGCGCCGACGGCCGATCCGCCGGTGGACGACGCGACGATCCCGATCGGCTTCGACGACGGCCCCGCTCCCGGCGACCGTCCGGCGAGCGCCGTCGTGGCCGAGGCCGTTCGCGACCTCGACTGCGAGCCGGACCCGGCGCTCGCGCTCGCGGGCTGTTATCTCGCGGGTGCGTCGCCGAGCACGCTCGACCTCGACGTTCCGTTCGAACGGCGAGACGGCGTCGGGATCCCCACGGCCGACCTGGCCGACGGACTCGCCCATTCGACGCTCGTCCACGCCGGGTTCTCGGGCGACGAGGAAAGGGTCGCCGCGGCGCTCGCCGAGCTGTCGAACGACGACGGCCGATCGGTCGCCTCGCTGCTCGCGCTCGAGACGGTCGGTACGGAAGGAGCGACCTCCCGCGCCGCCGAGCGGGTCGAGCGGGCGCTGCGTCCGCACGCGACTCCCGACGGGCCGTTCGAGAGCCTGGAGGGCTACGCGGACGTGCTCGACTGTCTCGCCCACGAGACGCCGGGTCTCGCGCTCGCGCTCGCGATGGGCCACGACGTCCGCGTCGAGGCCCTCGAGACCTGGCGTGCACACGCGAAGGCCGCCCACCGCGGCCTTCGCGAGGCGACGACCGACCGGTACGACGGCCTGTTCGTCGCACGCGTCGACGGGCCGGTTCGGGATTCGGCGTCCGACGCCGACGGCCCGCGACCGAGCGTCCCCCTCGAGACGATCGCCCGGCTGTCCCTCGAGTTCCGGTCACCGGAGCCGATCGCGCTTGCCGTCGCCGGCGGCGAGGCCGCCGCAGCGAGCGTCGAGGACGCCTCGATCGGCGAGACGATGGAGGAGGCCACGAACGCGGTCGGCGGTATCGGCGGCGGCACGGCGAGCCGCGGGACGGCCGAGTTCGACGCGGAGCCGTCGGCGTTCGTCGACGCCGTCCGGGGGGCGATGGCGTGA
- a CDS encoding N-6 DNA methylase → MSEAITIISVIEDVAEDIQTELDSDFPLFRKVEKWMEDHGLTRLVDPERTVCKLAAYNRLLKTTLYKIYRDGNDDLPPLSGDTDIYAQLLKAFTETGDQAFDENVLDGIIEAVPDNVFVPLLDVRQNLITQKVSTEEIGRIFESLVPQEARRRLGQFRTPMYIAEFMANWAIQRGDDRVLDPGIGAGVLTAAMYDAKHAADGQAHIDDMWGVDLSELAVVMSSTALKLTNGEGSPNFIQDNFIDILAEGQAQRIDQKNPKILPKMDAVVSNPPYSRSHELCSKEKNRINRIAAAEAAMEIPQKAPMYHYFFVHATQFLSDSGRMAFVTPARFLETNYGITLRTFLLNHFDIHGMILLDSDIPVFEDADTDPCITFLEKRDGGESDCTTTFVQAEEWPDAERLFDAVAGGVQGETSYGFVNQVAQQELVAEYNWTEYLNPQSVDAIPGLKSFREIADIKRGIATGKNDYFCLTQDEVDEWGLDEKYLVPLIRRMQGVSGYDLQEYEDWRQWLRDGDEAWLLYCYDEDREPIINVDNPELQDYLKHGEDVGAADSYLAQNRSPWYVVDQRDPASVLVTYMSKDGFRFIYNKAGVVSLNNLHNVFLDGYEDWQVEALLAYLNSSVANEIAKRSGRTYSRGLHKIEPDELKDLPVVDPNDLSTSEAMTLSQKFRDLCEASRNEDSDVEAVIRELDEKVIEVISPGQQMLDLPRRGTD, encoded by the coding sequence ATGAGCGAGGCTATAACCATAATTTCTGTCATCGAGGATGTTGCCGAAGATATCCAGACTGAGCTCGATTCTGATTTCCCGCTCTTCCGAAAGGTCGAGAAATGGATGGAAGACCACGGCCTCACACGGCTGGTCGACCCAGAACGAACCGTCTGTAAATTGGCCGCCTACAACCGTCTTCTTAAAACCACGCTCTACAAGATCTACCGCGACGGGAACGACGACCTGCCACCGCTCTCCGGTGACACGGACATCTACGCACAGCTGTTAAAGGCGTTTACCGAAACTGGGGACCAGGCGTTCGACGAGAACGTACTTGACGGCATCATCGAAGCCGTTCCCGACAACGTATTTGTTCCGTTGCTTGACGTCCGGCAGAATCTAATCACCCAGAAGGTCTCGACTGAAGAGATTGGACGGATCTTCGAATCACTAGTGCCGCAGGAGGCACGACGTCGTCTCGGTCAGTTCCGGACCCCGATGTACATAGCCGAGTTCATGGCAAACTGGGCCATCCAGCGCGGTGACGACCGCGTCCTTGACCCCGGGATTGGGGCCGGTGTGTTGACTGCGGCGATGTATGACGCCAAGCATGCTGCCGACGGCCAGGCCCATATCGACGACATGTGGGGCGTGGACCTGAGTGAGCTGGCAGTCGTGATGTCGTCGACGGCGTTGAAACTCACCAACGGCGAGGGATCACCAAATTTTATTCAGGACAATTTTATAGACATTCTAGCGGAAGGTCAAGCACAGCGGATCGATCAAAAGAACCCGAAGATCCTCCCGAAGATGGATGCCGTCGTCTCCAACCCGCCGTACTCTCGCAGCCATGAATTGTGTAGTAAAGAGAAGAACCGGATCAACCGGATCGCCGCAGCCGAGGCCGCGATGGAAATCCCACAGAAAGCGCCGATGTATCACTACTTCTTCGTCCACGCGACGCAGTTCCTAAGTGACAGCGGCCGGATGGCGTTCGTCACTCCGGCTCGGTTCCTAGAAACGAACTACGGTATCACCCTGCGGACGTTTCTGCTAAACCATTTCGATATCCACGGCATGATCCTACTGGATAGTGATATTCCGGTGTTCGAGGATGCCGACACGGATCCGTGCATCACGTTCTTGGAGAAACGCGACGGCGGGGAGAGCGACTGCACGACAACATTCGTACAAGCCGAGGAATGGCCGGATGCCGAACGTCTGTTTGACGCGGTAGCCGGTGGCGTGCAGGGCGAGACGTCATACGGGTTTGTAAATCAGGTCGCTCAGCAGGAGCTCGTGGCCGAGTACAACTGGACCGAGTACCTGAACCCCCAATCAGTCGACGCCATTCCCGGGTTGAAATCGTTCCGGGAAATCGCCGATATCAAGCGCGGGATCGCGACTGGGAAGAACGATTACTTCTGCCTGACACAAGACGAGGTCGACGAATGGGGGCTTGACGAAAAGTATCTTGTCCCATTGATCCGGCGGATGCAGGGCGTCTCTGGTTACGATCTCCAGGAATACGAGGACTGGCGGCAATGGCTGCGTGACGGTGATGAGGCGTGGTTGCTATACTGTTATGATGAGGACAGGGAACCGATCATCAACGTTGACAATCCGGAACTACAGGACTATCTCAAGCACGGTGAGGATGTCGGAGCCGCCGATAGTTATCTGGCGCAGAATCGGTCGCCTTGGTACGTCGTCGACCAGCGGGATCCAGCATCGGTTCTAGTCACGTACATGAGCAAAGATGGATTCCGATTCATCTACAACAAAGCCGGTGTGGTCAGCCTCAACAATCTACACAACGTCTTCCTCGATGGTTACGAGGACTGGCAGGTCGAAGCCCTGCTTGCCTATCTGAACAGTAGTGTGGCGAACGAAATCGCCAAACGGAGTGGCCGCACCTATTCTCGTGGCCTGCACAAGATCGAGCCGGACGAGCTGAAAGATCTTCCAGTAGTCGATCCCAACGACCTCTCCACAAGCGAGGCGATGACGCTGTCTCAGAAGTTCCGGGACCTGTGTGAGGCGTCGCGCAATGAGGACAGTGATGTTGAGGCGGTGATACGGGAACTTGACGAAAAGGTGATTGAGGTAATCAGTCCCGGACAGCAGATGCTGGATCTGCCGCGGCGGGGAACTGATTAA
- a CDS encoding HEAT repeat domain-containing protein: protein MSEDEEHAEDAPEAEADASDEQPADDPSDPSSEGDGEPETEEAEDTPDDADGESESEESEAEDGEGEDGEPDPETEGDDESAESEETDEESEDEVDDPDEAEESDERLPEQTLPDRLDGVEAALEEAETEDDLDDVEASLDSIEADLEDAELPEPDEDDEDAEDPREELESRLSELRDELEEQRGPYAEDVIEGIEEAGTTIDGTEWTEKGEGELVAPVESFVESLNAALGTDVDLDGREPEALVSTLETAAKLVGDAELHPDEDEKTIAELLEAVDELQTGIDDAEEWDDLTVREKLDAHGFYDVLDHRKDYPPEWQALKIYEKRNEPEPILLALEMLGSDFMEEHCIHALKLMGHPAALDAMTQRADKRDKAAIEVLGKIGSDEPLEMLLEYAEADSDPQLQLTTLTALGEIGSEEATQGVADRLTSDNPEVRSRAARALGMIGDTRAIAPLSDVLADDDSDTVRASAAWALNQIGIEEALEEVGKYADDRAYLVQSEAEKAG, encoded by the coding sequence ATGAGCGAGGACGAGGAGCACGCCGAGGACGCACCCGAGGCGGAAGCCGACGCGTCCGACGAACAGCCGGCGGACGACCCGAGCGATCCGTCCTCGGAGGGAGACGGGGAGCCCGAAACCGAGGAGGCCGAGGACACGCCCGACGACGCGGACGGGGAGTCCGAGAGCGAGGAGTCCGAAGCCGAAGACGGCGAGGGTGAGGACGGGGAACCCGACCCGGAAACGGAGGGAGACGACGAGTCGGCGGAGTCCGAGGAGACCGACGAGGAATCCGAGGACGAGGTCGACGACCCCGACGAAGCGGAGGAGTCGGACGAACGGCTCCCCGAGCAGACGCTTCCGGACCGTCTCGACGGCGTCGAAGCCGCCCTCGAGGAGGCCGAAACCGAGGACGACCTCGACGACGTGGAGGCGTCGCTCGACTCGATCGAGGCCGACCTCGAGGATGCAGAGCTCCCCGAACCGGACGAGGACGACGAGGACGCGGAGGACCCCCGCGAGGAGCTCGAATCACGGCTCTCGGAGCTGCGCGACGAGCTCGAGGAGCAGCGCGGCCCCTACGCCGAGGACGTCATCGAGGGGATCGAGGAGGCGGGGACGACCATCGACGGGACCGAGTGGACCGAGAAGGGAGAGGGAGAGCTCGTCGCACCCGTCGAGTCGTTCGTCGAGTCGCTGAACGCGGCGCTCGGGACGGACGTCGATCTCGACGGGCGCGAGCCCGAGGCCCTCGTCTCCACGCTCGAGACCGCCGCAAAGCTCGTCGGCGACGCGGAACTCCACCCCGATGAGGACGAGAAGACGATCGCCGAACTGCTCGAGGCGGTCGACGAGCTCCAGACGGGGATCGACGACGCGGAGGAGTGGGACGACCTCACCGTCCGCGAGAAGCTCGACGCCCACGGCTTCTACGACGTCCTCGACCATCGCAAGGACTACCCGCCCGAGTGGCAGGCGCTCAAGATCTACGAGAAGCGAAACGAGCCCGAGCCGATCCTGCTCGCGCTCGAGATGCTCGGCTCGGACTTCATGGAGGAGCACTGCATCCACGCGCTGAAGCTGATGGGCCACCCGGCCGCGCTCGACGCGATGACCCAGCGTGCCGACAAGCGCGACAAGGCGGCGATCGAGGTGCTCGGAAAGATCGGCAGCGACGAACCCCTCGAGATGCTGCTCGAGTACGCCGAGGCCGACAGCGACCCGCAGCTCCAGCTGACCACGCTCACGGCGCTCGGCGAGATCGGCAGCGAGGAGGCGACCCAGGGGGTCGCGGACCGGCTCACCTCCGATAACCCCGAGGTACGCAGCCGCGCGGCCCGCGCGCTCGGGATGATCGGCGACACCCGGGCCATCGCGCCGCTCTCGGACGTGCTCGCCGACGACGACTCCGATACGGTTCGGGCGAGCGCCGCGTGGGCGCTCAACCAGATCGGGATCGAGGAGGCGCTCGAGGAGGTCGGGAAGTACGCCGACGACCGAGCGTACCTCGTCCAGTCCGAAGCCGAGAAGGCCGGCTGA
- a CDS encoding protein sorting system archaetidylserine synthase (This PssA-like phosphatidyltransferase, along with a PssD-like decarboxylase, is required in Haloarchaea for the archaeosortase ArtA to replace the PGF-CTERM sorting signal with a C-terminal lipid anchor.), which produces MAPRFVGRLGVADAVTAGNAALGFLAAAIAIVDVRVAAQFVLLAAVADGLDGVLARRFGGTPAGPYLDSLSDVASFAVAPAMLVVGVVEGTSSGAIHAALGFGIPALFVTMAVVRLGLYTAYDTDHTRTVGVPTTLAATTLAAGILAGIDEPVAVLAVTAAFCYLMVSPIQYPDLLARDALLMGVVHVLAVLVPDYQGGMFPVALVTLALAYLVLGPRFYWGETERHGLEGKRS; this is translated from the coding sequence CTGGCTCCGCGGTTCGTCGGGCGGCTCGGCGTCGCCGACGCCGTCACCGCCGGCAACGCTGCCCTCGGCTTTCTCGCCGCGGCGATCGCGATCGTCGACGTCCGGGTGGCCGCCCAGTTCGTCCTGCTCGCTGCGGTCGCCGACGGTCTCGACGGCGTGCTCGCCAGACGCTTCGGCGGCACTCCCGCGGGCCCGTATCTCGACTCGCTCTCGGACGTCGCCTCCTTCGCGGTCGCGCCCGCCATGCTCGTCGTCGGCGTCGTCGAGGGGACGTCGTCGGGTGCGATCCACGCCGCGCTGGGGTTCGGTATCCCGGCGCTGTTCGTCACGATGGCCGTCGTCCGGCTGGGGCTCTACACCGCCTACGACACCGACCACACCCGGACCGTCGGCGTCCCGACGACGCTCGCGGCGACGACGCTCGCCGCCGGGATCCTCGCCGGGATCGACGAGCCGGTCGCCGTGCTGGCCGTCACCGCCGCCTTCTGCTATCTGATGGTCTCGCCGATCCAGTACCCCGACCTGCTCGCGCGCGACGCCCTGCTGATGGGCGTCGTCCACGTGCTGGCCGTTCTCGTCCCCGACTACCAGGGCGGGATGTTCCCGGTCGCGCTGGTGACGCTCGCGCTCGCGTATCTGGTCCTGGGCCCGCGTTTCTACTGGGGTGAGACCGAGCGACACGGCCTGGAAGGGAAACGCTCATAG